Below is a window of Haloglycomyces albus DSM 45210 DNA.
CGCAGCGTTGGGCGCGAGCGTACGTCGAGTTCGCGGCCGAGGAAAAGCGGGATTGGCTGCGACGTCGAGGGTTTCGCTTCTTTCCCGTCGTGGGATGGGCCGAGCGTGGCGGGTATACCGCTGAAAGCCATGGAAACTCGGTTCCTCGGTTTCACATCACCTGGGGAACCGGACCGGCCGTGGTGGAACCCTTCGCTCGATCAGTGCGACGCGCGGTAGAAGACGGTCGCGCCGCCCTTGCCTTCCGTCACCGAGTGGATCGGCTCCTCACCGAGGTCGACGAGTCCGGTAATACCGTCATCGGCGGCGTCGAAGGGACGGTTCTCGCTCCCGACCGTGCCCCGCGCGGAGTCAGCACCAATCGCGAAGAAGTCGAACGCTTCCACTTCCAGGCCGACGCCGTAGTCGTGGCCGGCGGCGGCATCGGCGGCGATATCGACCTGGTGCGGAAACACTGGCCCCGACGAATGGGCGCACCGCCTCGGCGCATGATACAAGGCGTCCCCAGCCACGTCGACGGTCGGATGCTGCAGATATCGGACGACGCCGGTGCGGAGTTGATCAATACCGACCGTATGTGGCACTACACCGAAGGCGTGGAAAACTGGGACCCGATCTGGCCGCACCACGGTATCCGTATTCTTCCCGGACCGTCCTCGCTATGGCTGGACGCCACCGGTCAACGTCTCCCCATACCGCTGTTTCCCGGATTCGACTCGCTCGGGACCTTGGAGTACATCATGTCCACCGGACACGATTACACCTGGTTCATCTTGACCCAGAAGATCATCGAGAAGGAGTTCGCGTTGTCGGGCTCGGAGCAGAATCCGGATCTGACGGGCAAAAGCGTCGTGAAGGTACTCCAGCGGGCGTTGCCGGGTGCGCCCGAACCCGTCGAGGCCTTCAAAGAGGAGGGCGCGGACTTCGTCGTCGCGGATGATCTCGACGAACTGGTGGCGGGCATGAACACCGTCGCCGACGGACCGAAGCTGGACGTCGAAGCGGTTCGAACGGTCATCGAGCGACGCGATCGGGAGCTTCGCAACGACTTCACCAAGGACGCCCAGATCGCGGCGCTGCGAGTGGCACGCAACTATCGTGGTGATCGTCGGATTCGCGTGGCCAAACCGCATCGGATTCTGGATCGGAAGGCCGGTCCGCTTATTGCGGTTCGGCTTAATATTCTCACCCGGAAAACCTTGGGTGGTTTGCACACCGACCTGCAGGGACGCGTTTTCGCCTCTAACGGCGAAGGGAGGACTCTGCAGGGACTGTACGCCGCCGGAGAGGCCTCGGGATTCGGCGGCGGCGGCATGCACGGCTATCGGTCGCTGGAGGGGACGTTCCTGGGAGGCTGCCTTTTTTCAGGACGTCAAGCCGCCCTGGGAGTCGATGCGGACCTGGAGTTAAAGAAAAGCCTTACCCTCGCCCCGATAGGTCGGTGCTTCGTCGACGATGTCCTTCCCGTCGAAGAGGTAGAAGGTGTTGAGACGCTCGGCGAGTTCTCCGGCTTTCGCATGGCGCATCCACACACGTTGCCCCAGCGACACGTCGTCGGCGGCCGCCCCTGTCAAGGGCGTCTGTACTTCTCCGGCTCCCTCCGCCGTCGTGTAGCGCATCCGCGCAGGGTGGGCCACCGTCGGTAGGCGATCCTTGCCGGGAGCTCCGGAGGCGATCCAACCGCCTCCTAGCGCCGTCACCGCTCCCGGTTTCGGCCGCCGCACCACGTCCAAAGCGAAATGAACCGCATTGCAGGGACGAATGGAGCGATAGCCGTCGAACAGCCCCGGGCCGTACAGGCCGGACCCCGCCGCTACCTCGGTTACCGCCGGTCCCGAGGCGGTGAACTCCAGGGACCCCGTTCCGCCTCCGTTCACGAATTCCAGATCGGTAAAAGAGCTCAGGCGTTCGACGATATCGGCACGACGGCGTAGTACATCGTGTCCGGACCAGCGCTTCAGCGCTCGGACGGCCGTATTCTTCAGTTTTTGACCCGGTACTCGGTCACCGACTCCGGCGATCTGTGCCTCATAGGCGAGAACCCCCACCAGTTTCGTCCCCGAACGTTTGTCGATATGTTTCGCCAACTCCTCGGCCTCTGCCGCGCTGTGAATCGGTGACCGCAGTGATCCGACCCGGATTCGACCGCCCCACAAGCGCAACGACATGTCTACGTCGAGGCACAAACGAAGTGGGCGCGAGGACGACGGCGCCACGTATCGCTCCAGGTACTCCAGATGCTCGATCGAATCGACGGTAACGGTAATGCGGGCGGTCGCCCGGTCGTCACGGGCCAAGCGCTGCAGTGCTTCTGTGTCGGTGGTGGGGTAAGCGACGAGAATATCGTCGAACTCCTCGGAGAGCCACAGGGCTTCGGGGAGGGTGAACGCCATGATCCCCTCGTAACCGGGGCGGCGCAGCACTCGTCGCAACAGAGTTCGATTGCGCAGCGATTTGGACGCGACACGGATCGGTTTACCGAGCGCGTGACGGCGCATGATGGCCGTATTGGTGTCAAAGGCACCGAGGTCTGCCACCGCGAACGGTGCGGACAGGCCTGCGGTGGAGCTGTCGAGGACCTCAAAGTCTGACATGACGGATTCCTTTTCCATTGCCGGTCAACTGGTCACGCATACCGAACAGCGAGCGGATCCGGGGCGCGTTCACCTCTACCCGCTGCATCAACTATAGTTCTACTCACATTAACCATACGAAGAGATGTTCCCATCCATCATATTGCCGTATCAACGCAGCGACACGGCCGGACGATGGCCCGAAATCTCTACGATGGCGACCGACTGAATCGGACGGACACCGGCGCATCAGAAAGTAGCATCATGGCACGCTGGAGCAATTGGTCGGCCACGGTCGACGCATCCGGGATCGAGATGATTCGCCCCGTGGATCGCGAAGAGCTCATGACCTCGGCGGCCCACCTCTTCCATCAAGGAAGGCGAGTTCGCCCGCTGGGGAACGGCCATTCCTTCAGCGCGGTCGGCGAACCTAACGACACGGCGGTCGACCTCTCCCTACTCGACTCGGTCGTGTCGGTGGACCGACGTCGCTCTCAAGTCACCGTCGAAGCGGGCATGAGCCTGCGACGCTTGAATACCGTGCTTGACGCCCACGGCCTCGCCTTGGAAAACATGGGCGACATCGATCGCCAGACCGTGTCCGGCGCACTGTCGACCGGAACGCATGGGACGGGAGCGTCCTTCGGTGGCCTGGCCACACAGGTACGTGGTGTGGAACTGCTGACTCCCGACGGAGACGTCGTTGCGGTGAACGAATCGAACGACGATTTCCAAGGAATGGTGATCGCTCTGGGAGCCTTGGGCATCGTCGTCTCCGTCACCCTACAATGCGTACCGG
It encodes the following:
- a CDS encoding FAD-binding dehydrogenase yields the protein MRSDVLIVGAGLAGLVCATELLERGKHVTIVEQEGEQSLGGQAFWSFGGLFLVDSPEQRRMGIRDSFDLAWQDWCGSAGFDRDEDLWPQRWARAYVEFAAEEKRDWLRRRGFRFFPVVGWAERGGYTAESHGNSVPRFHITWGTGPAVVEPFARSVRRAVEDGRAALAFRHRVDRLLTEVDESGNTVIGGVEGTVLAPDRAPRGVSTNREEVERFHFQADAVVVAGGGIGGDIDLVRKHWPRRMGAPPRRMIQGVPSHVDGRMLQISDDAGAELINTDRMWHYTEGVENWDPIWPHHGIRILPGPSSLWLDATGQRLPIPLFPGFDSLGTLEYIMSTGHDYTWFILTQKIIEKEFALSGSEQNPDLTGKSVVKVLQRALPGAPEPVEAFKEEGADFVVADDLDELVAGMNTVADGPKLDVEAVRTVIERRDRELRNDFTKDAQIAALRVARNYRGDRRIRVAKPHRILDRKAGPLIAVRLNILTRKTLGGLHTDLQGRVFASNGEGRTLQGLYAAGEASGFGGGGMHGYRSLEGTFLGGCLFSGRQAALGVDADLELKKSLTLAPIGRCFVDDVLPVEEVEGVETLGEFSGFRMAHPHTLPQRHVVGGRPCQGRLYFSGSLRRRVAHPRRVGHRR